A single Vigna radiata var. radiata cultivar VC1973A chromosome 8, Vradiata_ver6, whole genome shotgun sequence DNA region contains:
- the LOC106770702 gene encoding zinc finger CCCH domain-containing protein 15 isoform X2, which yields MAPNTLASTITTIKSLLPLLSLSLKSLSLSKISSVLDRSSSQQRESRKMLNKDACSPSSNGGFGPAAVSGQLPSNGGYGSLYSALSNDNLPSLSANCSNGGGVSLYPYSDSTTQYDSCVIQKHQDMVNRQSMCLNRLVETSKEVDALRQENGQLRAANKELQKQLHLVIQASLESQYAAAGSGSSGQTQPTLFDVLHGFRSLHIGEGKENYADWNNNNNHNHNNILNNNNNKDLQEASDESPTSVMENNVVEVERFSLPKSISVRSNGYLKMAQTAAVTTNNSATRNKSATRPRATATPPEAVKVYVRGGQKEEEPLEMVVYNQGMFKTELCNKWQETGTCPYGDHCQFAHGIGELRPVIRHPRYKTEVCRMVLAGVVCPYGHRCHFRHALTEQEKAVVSQPKPRTMKLER from the exons atgGCACCAAACACACTCGCCTCAACCATTACTACTATAAAATCTCTTCTGccacttctctctctctctctcaaatcgCTTTCTCTTTCTAAAATCTCTTCAGTCCTCGACAGAAGCTCAAGCCAACAGCGAG AATCGAGAAAAATGCTTAATAAGGACGCTTGCTCTCCCTCCTCCAACGGCGGATTCGGCCCCGCTGCCGTCTCTGGTCAATTGCCGTCAAACGGAGGCTACGGTTCACTGTACTCAGCTCTGTCGAACGATAACCTTCCTTCGCTCTCCGCGAACTGCAGCAACGGAGGCGGCGTTTCGCTGTACCCGTACTCCGACTCAACAACTCAGTATGACTCGTGCGTGATTCAGAAGCACCAGGACATGGTGAACCGTCAAAGCATGTGCCTGAATCGCCTGGTGGAGACTTCCAAAGAGGTGGATGCTCTGAGGCAGGAGAACGGTCAGCTCCGGGCAGCAAACAAGGAGCTGCAGAAGCAGCTGCACCTCGTCATCCAGGCTTCGCTGGAGAGTCAGTACGCCGCCGCCGGCAGTGGATCCTCCGGCCAGACTCAACCGACGCTGTTCGACGTCTTGCATGGCTTCCGTAGCCTCCACATTGGGGAAGGCAAAGAGAATTATGCCGATTGGAATAACAACAATAATCATAATCACaacaatattttgaataataataataacaaggaCTTGCAGGAAGCGTCGGACGAGAGTCCGACGAGCGTGATGGAGAATAACGTGGTGGAGGTTGAGAGATTCTCGCTCCCTAAGAGCATATCTGTGAGGTCCAATGGCTACTTGAAGATGGCTCAGACTGCTGCTGTTACCACCAATAATAGTGCAACTCGCAATAAAAGTGCCACTCGCCCACGCGCCACCGCAACTCCACCTGAAGCCGTT AAGGTGTATGTTCGGGGAGGGCAGAAAGAGGAAGAGCCTCTGGAAATGGTAGTGTACAACCAAGGGATGTTCAAAACTGAGCTGTGTAATAAGTGGCAGGAAACCGGAACATGCCCATACGGAGACCACTGCCAATTTGCTCACGGTATTGGGGAGCTTCGCCCAGTCATCCGCCACCCACGCTACAAAACTGAGGTCTGCAGGATGGTCCTTGCGGGGGTCGTGTGCCCATATGGCCATAGATGCCATTTCCGCCATGCACTCACTGAACAAGAGAAAGCTGTCGTATCACAGCCTAAGCCGAGAACAATGAAGCTGGAAAGATAA
- the LOC106770702 gene encoding zinc finger CCCH domain-containing protein 15 isoform X1: MAPNTLASTITTIKSLLPLLSLSLKSLSLSKISSVLDRSSSQQRESRKMLNKDACSPSSNGGFGPAAVSGQLPSNGGYGSLYSALSNDNLPSLSANCSNGGGVSLYPYSDSTTQYDSCVIQKHQDMVNRQSMCLNRLVETSKEVDALRQENGQLRAANKELQKQLHLVIQASLESQYAAAGSGSSGQTQPTLFDVLHGFRSLHIGEGKENYADWNNNNNHNHNNILNNNNNKDLQEASDESPTSVMENNVVEVERFSLPKSISVRSNGYLKMAQTAAVTTNNSATRNKSATRPRATATPPEAVQKVYVRGGQKEEEPLEMVVYNQGMFKTELCNKWQETGTCPYGDHCQFAHGIGELRPVIRHPRYKTEVCRMVLAGVVCPYGHRCHFRHALTEQEKAVVSQPKPRTMKLER, encoded by the exons atgGCACCAAACACACTCGCCTCAACCATTACTACTATAAAATCTCTTCTGccacttctctctctctctctcaaatcgCTTTCTCTTTCTAAAATCTCTTCAGTCCTCGACAGAAGCTCAAGCCAACAGCGAG AATCGAGAAAAATGCTTAATAAGGACGCTTGCTCTCCCTCCTCCAACGGCGGATTCGGCCCCGCTGCCGTCTCTGGTCAATTGCCGTCAAACGGAGGCTACGGTTCACTGTACTCAGCTCTGTCGAACGATAACCTTCCTTCGCTCTCCGCGAACTGCAGCAACGGAGGCGGCGTTTCGCTGTACCCGTACTCCGACTCAACAACTCAGTATGACTCGTGCGTGATTCAGAAGCACCAGGACATGGTGAACCGTCAAAGCATGTGCCTGAATCGCCTGGTGGAGACTTCCAAAGAGGTGGATGCTCTGAGGCAGGAGAACGGTCAGCTCCGGGCAGCAAACAAGGAGCTGCAGAAGCAGCTGCACCTCGTCATCCAGGCTTCGCTGGAGAGTCAGTACGCCGCCGCCGGCAGTGGATCCTCCGGCCAGACTCAACCGACGCTGTTCGACGTCTTGCATGGCTTCCGTAGCCTCCACATTGGGGAAGGCAAAGAGAATTATGCCGATTGGAATAACAACAATAATCATAATCACaacaatattttgaataataataataacaaggaCTTGCAGGAAGCGTCGGACGAGAGTCCGACGAGCGTGATGGAGAATAACGTGGTGGAGGTTGAGAGATTCTCGCTCCCTAAGAGCATATCTGTGAGGTCCAATGGCTACTTGAAGATGGCTCAGACTGCTGCTGTTACCACCAATAATAGTGCAACTCGCAATAAAAGTGCCACTCGCCCACGCGCCACCGCAACTCCACCTGAAGCCGTT CAGAAGGTGTATGTTCGGGGAGGGCAGAAAGAGGAAGAGCCTCTGGAAATGGTAGTGTACAACCAAGGGATGTTCAAAACTGAGCTGTGTAATAAGTGGCAGGAAACCGGAACATGCCCATACGGAGACCACTGCCAATTTGCTCACGGTATTGGGGAGCTTCGCCCAGTCATCCGCCACCCACGCTACAAAACTGAGGTCTGCAGGATGGTCCTTGCGGGGGTCGTGTGCCCATATGGCCATAGATGCCATTTCCGCCATGCACTCACTGAACAAGAGAAAGCTGTCGTATCACAGCCTAAGCCGAGAACAATGAAGCTGGAAAGATAA